The proteins below come from a single Deltaproteobacteria bacterium genomic window:
- a CDS encoding MBL fold metallo-hydrolase — MFKKFVLAFMLVGFAGFKVNAADTALQQIADALDVSTTKTFQFTANGKMWGVGQATSAVAANPRSYIKSLTRVYDFTAGAMRDELVRSQGEAPPSGGDFQPIEGDQRLVPLVSGNWAWNESGKNMIPAPHEANERAHAIVISPHGLVRAAFANNAVVAKRTIEGREMSVISFTVQGQHKVVAFVNDQNAIEKVESSYGHPAVGDMKVVTHYGPYRDFGGIKFPAKIIQYQDGLPSLDVTVTAVRANPPVDIEVPGNVRSEPVMVRSEKVADGVWFIGGGSHNSVLIEMKDYLIVVEAPLGDLRSAAVIGEVKKLVANKPIKYLVNTHHHIDHSGGVRAYAAEGVTIVTHELSRPYYEKALANSWNLSPDRLAKSKKKPVFQTMGDNMVLTDGARSVELYQITGSGHHDGMVMAYLRKEKLLVEADVFSPFGIPKTPNPYSVNLEANVRRLNIDVGKILPIHGPIVPYVELLKAIGKDPAAAKAPPAK; from the coding sequence ATGTTTAAGAAGTTCGTTCTTGCGTTCATGCTGGTAGGGTTCGCCGGCTTTAAGGTCAACGCGGCGGACACCGCGCTGCAACAGATCGCCGATGCGTTGGACGTGTCGACGACCAAGACTTTTCAATTTACCGCCAACGGCAAAATGTGGGGCGTGGGGCAGGCGACCAGTGCGGTGGCGGCCAACCCTAGATCCTATATCAAGAGTTTGACCCGGGTCTATGATTTTACCGCGGGCGCCATGCGCGACGAATTAGTTCGCTCCCAAGGCGAGGCGCCGCCGAGCGGCGGCGATTTTCAGCCCATCGAGGGCGATCAACGGCTAGTTCCACTGGTGAGCGGAAATTGGGCGTGGAACGAATCCGGCAAAAATATGATTCCGGCGCCGCACGAGGCCAACGAGCGCGCCCATGCCATCGTGATCTCGCCGCATGGCCTGGTTCGCGCGGCCTTTGCCAACAACGCGGTGGTCGCCAAACGGACCATCGAAGGCCGCGAGATGTCGGTTATCTCCTTCACGGTCCAAGGGCAGCATAAAGTGGTGGCTTTCGTGAACGATCAAAACGCCATCGAGAAGGTGGAGTCGTCCTACGGCCACCCAGCGGTGGGCGACATGAAGGTGGTCACCCACTATGGACCCTACCGCGATTTCGGCGGTATCAAGTTCCCGGCGAAAATCATTCAATATCAGGACGGACTGCCGTCTCTCGATGTCACCGTCACGGCCGTGCGAGCGAATCCACCCGTGGATATCGAGGTGCCGGGTAATGTGCGTAGCGAACCGGTGATGGTGCGGTCGGAAAAGGTCGCCGACGGCGTTTGGTTTATCGGTGGCGGCTCGCATAACAGTGTGCTCATCGAGATGAAGGATTATCTGATTGTCGTCGAGGCGCCGTTGGGCGATCTGCGCTCGGCGGCGGTAATCGGTGAAGTGAAAAAACTGGTGGCCAACAAGCCCATCAAGTATCTAGTCAACACGCACCATCACATCGATCATTCGGGCGGCGTGCGCGCCTACGCGGCCGAAGGCGTCACCATCGTGACCCACGAGCTGAGCCGGCCCTATTACGAAAAGGCGTTGGCGAATAGCTGGAACTTGAGCCCCGATCGATTGGCCAAGTCGAAGAAAAAGCCGGTGTTCCAGACGATGGGCGATAACATGGTGTTGACCGATGGCGCGCGCTCGGTGGAGCTCTATCAAATCACCGGCAGCGGCCATCATGACGGCATGGTCATGGCCTATCTGCGCAAGGAAAAGCTCTTGGTCGAGGCTGACGTGTTTAGTCCTTTCGGCATACCGAAAACCCCCAATCCCTATTCGGTCAATCTCGAAGCCAACGTGCGCCGCTTGAACATCGACGTTGGCAAGATTCTGCCAATCCATGGCCCTATCGTTCCTTACGTCGAGCTGTTGAAAGCGATCGGCAAAGACCCGGCTGCGGCGAAGGCGCCACCGGCGAAGTAG